The sequence GAGCGAAGCTCCTTGTCCGTGACGTCGCCCTTGAAGATCCAGCACTTCACGCCGATCGCGCCGTAGGTCGTCTTCGCTTCCGCGAGGCCGAACTCGATGTCGGCGCGCAGCGTGTGCAGCGGCACGCGTCCTTCCGCGTAGCGCTCGCGGCGGCTCATCTCCGAGCCGCCGAGCCGGCCGCTGCACTCGACGCGAATGCCCTTCGCACCGAACTTCATCGTCGACATCATCGACTTCTTCATCGCGCGGCGGAAGGCGACGCGTCGCTCGAGCTGCATCGCGATCGACTCGGCGACCAGCTGCGCGTCGAGCTCCGCCTTCCGGATCTCTTTGATGTTGATGAAGATCTCGTGCGGCGTGATCTTCGCGAGCTCTCCGCGCAGCACGTCGACTTCCGCGCCGCGCTTGCCGATCAGGATGCCCGGCCGCGCGGTGTGGATGTTGATCACGCACTTCTCGCCGGTCCGCTCGATGACGACCTTCGAGATGCCCGCGTGATACAGCTTCGCCTTGATGTGCTTGCGCAGCTTGAAGTCTTCGATGACCTGGTCCTGGTAGCGGCGCTCGTCGAACCAGTTCGACTTCCAGCCATAGAGCGTGCCCAGGCGGAATCCGTAGGGATGGACTTTTTGTCCCACGTCTATCGCTCCTCGAGTTCCACGGTGATGTGCGACGTGCTCTTCCGAATCCAGTTCGCGCGGCCCTGCGCGCGCGAGCGCACGCCCTTCCGGCTCGGGCCTTCG is a genomic window of Deltaproteobacteria bacterium containing:
- the rpsC gene encoding 30S ribosomal protein S3; amino-acid sequence: MGQKVHPYGFRLGTLYGWKSNWFDERRYQDQVIEDFKLRKHIKAKLYHAGISKVVIERTGEKCVINIHTARPGILIGKRGAEVDVLRGELAKITPHEIFINIKEIRKAELDAQLVAESIAMQLERRVAFRRAMKKSMMSTMKFGAKGIRVECSGRLGGSEMSRRERYAEGRVPLHTLRADIEFGLAEAKTTYGAIGVKCWIFKGDVTDKELRSGPLALRNREEAQR